One window of the Gemmatimonadota bacterium genome contains the following:
- a CDS encoding BrnA antitoxin family protein, which translates to MPKASKPSARKTTPTQGRADLARLRRIAEAEIARTSPAELRDLPDNFWQGARIVTPVAKEAISIRLDSDLIAYFRATGPRYQTRINAVLRSYVDQVKDAAPPTRRKRAV; encoded by the coding sequence ATGCCGAAAGCCTCGAAGCCATCCGCGCGCAAGACGACCCCGACGCAAGGCCGCGCTGATCTGGCGCGCCTGCGGCGCATCGCGGAAGCGGAGATCGCCCGCACGTCACCGGCCGAACTCCGGGATCTCCCGGACAACTTCTGGCAGGGGGCTCGCATCGTGACGCCGGTGGCCAAAGAAGCGATCTCCATCCGGCTCGATAGTGATCTGATCGCGTACTTTCGTGCGACGGGCCCGCGATACCAGACGCGGATCAATGCCGTGCTGCGAAGCTACGTGGACCAAGTCAAGGACGCCGCGCCGCCGACCCGACGCAAGCGAGCGGTATAA
- a CDS encoding BrnT family toxin, which produces MERPLQKPALCRRSRLDALYIHLSLPPVTFDSDPAKNAENVARRGFDFAVLVFAGTYVECDDTRRDYGEHRVIALGVADGLPLTVVFPDRLIADGGLVRRVISARISSRKERRRYAESLEAIRAQDDPDARPR; this is translated from the coding sequence ATGGAGCGCCCGCTGCAGAAGCCGGCGTTATGCCGCCGTAGTCGACTTGACGCCTTGTATATACACTTGTCACTTCCCCCGGTGACGTTCGACTCGGATCCAGCCAAGAACGCGGAGAACGTCGCGCGACGCGGCTTCGACTTCGCCGTACTCGTCTTCGCTGGCACCTATGTCGAGTGCGATGACACGCGGCGGGATTACGGCGAGCATCGCGTGATCGCCCTCGGAGTCGCCGATGGCCTTCCGCTCACCGTCGTCTTCCCCGATCGCCTCATCGCCGACGGCGGGCTGGTCCGCCGCGTGATCAGTGCCCGCATCAGCAGTCGCAAGGAGCGCCGCCGTTATGCCGAAAGCCTCGAAGCCATCCGCGCGCAAGACGACCCCGACGCAAGGCCGCGCTGA